The DNA sequence TTTGCTTAGGAACACCTCACGTCTGCCAGAAAATCAGTCAAGAttataaaaaatgcaaaagatgaagaaagcCATTCTGCTTATTCTCAAAGTTAGAGACAAAAATATGTTATGACTGTTCTTACTGTAGCACCACTGCTAAGATCTTTTTCGTTAAGACGTAATGAGCGACTTGAAAGCGACAAAATCATATCCTTAAAAATTTAATGAGTCCAAAAATATATGGGCATTACTTTGACAAGGCAATTTGAAGAGAGCGGACGAATCTTATTCGGCTATCAATGATCACTATTGCGTATCAAACACCTCCAGTTTTCTATGGGTGGTGTATTGTTCCTTGATGTCTTTGTGAGCCACATAAATGTGTCTTTGAACACGTTTCTTGGTTTGAAAGGTCTTGCTACATGCTGGACAATAGAACATCTCGGATTTATCGTGCATGCCCAAGATGTGTTCCCTAAGGTGGCCTCTGGTGAGGAATGACTTTGAGCACTGATCACAATGAAACCATCTGGTGCTTTTATCTTCATTTCCCTGGCCGTGCACTCGGGCCAAGTGACTTTGAAGAGTGTCATACACGCGAAAGCCTTTGCCACACAAAGGGCAATCATAGGGGGAGATGTTCAGATGTCGCCGAAGGTGTTTCATGTAGATACACATGTGTTTAAAACTATCTCCACACATGCAACACACCAATTTGGCGAACTTGTCTTTCGGATCCGCCTGGTTCACGTGCTGAAACACCTCGGCTTCCAGTTTGAACATGATGTTGTGAATGGGGCACATGATCTTACCCTTATGGATCACCGAATGAGCCAGCATGTCCTCTTCACGCTTGAAATCCATGGGACACTCTTCACACTCCACTCTAAGCGGGTTTGTAGACTTTTTGGACACCCTCGAACCACCCGTTCCTTGGCGTTGGGATTGAAGATTTTTGTTCTTGGGAGGTCGTCCTCGTTTGCGCTTGCCTTGAGCTGATGTCTCAGAAGAAGATTCCTCTAACCATTCGCCACCATCTGATGCCGCTTTGGTTTGAGTTTTCGATTTCCGACCTATGACTTTAAGGACTTTCTCTTCCTTGGGTTTATTGTGGGACGTATTCAGATGGTGTTTGAGCAGTCTGGCGGTTCCGGCGATTAGACCGCAAGTATCGCACATGTAACCAGGCTTGGAGGTGGACGTATTCGCAGGGCAAAGGGCCAAATGCTCGTTGTGATCTTCTCTGGAGTCGCTTTTGACGCCACAAAAGTCGCACGTGAATAAGTCGGGATCAACTCGGGACCGAACCTTGTACTCCTCAGGGCTTAGTCCCTTCAGGGTGAAATCGTTCACACTCTCGTCCCAATGGAACTTGTTCACGTGATTCTTTAGATATCGCGGGGCGTGTTTCTGGTGTGCAAACAAGATCGTACAACAATGTGGACACTTAAATGCCAATTCTTCGTCGGGAATTGAAAGTGTCGCCTTATTTTGCAAATACGATTTATACATGGCCTCACAACTCAGGCAGTTTTCATGGAGGGTAAAATTCATATCCATCTCCGTACTAGCGTGCTCCCGATCCACGTGGCGTTGCAAATGCGCTTCGGAGGTGCACGTCACCgggcaaaaagtgcaataGTAGTCTCGCgttttttgaagcttttccGCTCCATGACGATGGAGATGTTCTTTTAGAAACTGTGGTTCTACGAACATTTTGCCGCAAATATGGCAAAATAAGCCCGGGGAGTGGGAGCAGAAATTCTTGGTGCATGTGAAGAGATGTTTGTTGAAGGCGGAAGCCGAACTTTGAGGTTCGCGACAGAACTCGCACGAGATCGATTTAGGATCATCATTCCGCATCACACTGATAAGACCACTAAGGTCAAGGGTGGCATCCGATATCTCGCTTACGGCATTTCGATGATCAATCTGCAGATGAGAGAGTAGTCCATCGAGATTCCCCACGAATCGTCGGTGACAATGTGGACAGGGGAAACAAATATCCTTGTTCTGAAGGTCATCATCTGAGGCAAACAACTTCTCGTAGGACTTCATCATGATAGAGCACTCAATGCAAGTAGAGTGAAGGTTCTTCTccgacaaaatgaaaaacagaCTTCCTTCGTGATTTCTAGCCGCGTGACGTTTCAATTCAGCGACCGTAGAAAACCGCTCGGAACAAGCCGAACAAATATACAATGGGCTGCTGGTGGGAACCACTGGCTTCAAAAGCGACCTCGGATTGGCTGACAACGTGAGTAAAGGCTCTTCGGGCATAGATAGGGCACACTGCTCGCCTTCCATCACAGTCACTACGTGGCCAGTGCTCCCATCATCTAATTTAACCGACCTCCAACTCAAACCTTCCAACTGATCCTTGGGTTCGGCCATCTCTGTAGCGTCATCACACTGAAAGACTTCCGTGACGATCATGGTGTCCTCGTCTTCATCGACATTCACGTCGGCAAGCTCGTCTTCTCCTCCCTCCAAATCTGCCTGGGCATCATCAGCCTCATCCTGTTGGGTCACCGCTTCTTCCTCCATCTGGTTGGGCTCATAATCGCTCTCGCCTTCGGACGAGatatcattgtcatcatccgACACCCCCGAGGCCTCACTCACCTCATCTGTGAATCTCTTCCGCTTGATGGTGGCTCGCAATCCGTACTTGTCCGACGTTCTATGGGTCTCCATGACCTCGGTACGGACATAAGGCTGCGATGGCGCTTGGGTCCGTTTCCGCGGTCTCCGTGACATCTTAGGCCTAGCCGTTTCAACCTCCGCCAGATCTCCCTTCGTGATTTGATTCCAATCCTGATCAATGACAAACACATTGGACAGATCCTGTCCCGCCCTACACTCCATACACAGAACCTCGAACACATGCTGAACCCCGGTTCCCTGCAAATCCGATCCGAACTCCCAAACTAGCTTCCAGAATGCGTCAAAATCCTTTACATCCACATCCGGTAATTGAAGGGTAAATCCAAAGGC is a window from the Tigriopus californicus strain San Diego chromosome 2, Tcal_SD_v2.1, whole genome shotgun sequence genome containing:
- the LOC131893352 gene encoding zinc finger protein 425-like yields the protein MFVEPQFLKEHLHRHGAEKLQKTRDYYCTFCPVTCTSEAHLQRHVDREHASTEMDMNFTLHENCLSCEAMYKSYLQNKATLSIPDEELAFKCPHCCTILFAHQKHAPRYLKNHVNKFHWDESVNDFTLKGLSPEEYKVRSRVDPDLFTCDFCGVKSDSREDHNEHLALCPANTSTSKPGYMCDTCGLIAGTARLLKHHLNTSHNKPKEEKVLKVIGRKSKTQTKAASDGGEWLEESSSETSAQGKRKRGRPPKNKNLQSQRQGTGGSRVSKKSTNPLRVECEECPMDFKREEDMLAHSVIHKGKIMCPIHNIMFKLEAEVFQHVNQADPKDKFAKLVCCMCGDSFKHMCIYMKHLRRHLNISPYDCPLCGKGFRVYDTLQSHLARVHGQGNEDKSTRWFHCDQCSKSFLTRGHLREHILGMHDKSEMFYCPACSKTFQTKKRVQRHIYVAHKDIKEQYTTHRKLEVFDTQ